One part of the Amaranthus tricolor cultivar Red isolate AtriRed21 chromosome 16, ASM2621246v1, whole genome shotgun sequence genome encodes these proteins:
- the LOC130803328 gene encoding heavy metal-associated isoprenylated plant protein 19-like, with amino-acid sequence MHCNACEKKVVKVISKIKGVDKIITDITRHRLTIMGQFCPEKILKKLKKKTKKKVNIVELKTDDNDDDDIGGTNKSTEEFSLCVDDLKNERTPDYFSILYDEYYGNGNPIFTIFSDENANSCFIM; translated from the exons ATGCATTGTAATGCATGCGAGAAAAAGGTTGTTAaagtaatttctaaaataaaag GAGTTGACAAAATTATTACTGATATAACAAGACACAGATTAACGATAATGGGCCAGTTTTGTCCAGAGAAGATACtaaagaagttgaagaaaaaaacaaagaaaaaagttaatattgttGAACTAAAAACTGATGAtaacgatgatgatgatattggtGGAACAAATAAAAGTACAGAAGAATTTAGTTTATGTGTAGatgatttaaaaaatgaaagaacgccagattatttttcaattttatatgATGAATATTATGGAAATGGGAACccaatatttacaatttttagtGATGAAAATGCCAATTCATGCTTTATAATGTAA